The region CCAGAAGAATCGCTGCCGCAAGGGTTCGCATGGAAGCCAGTCTACGGGTAAGCTTGCCCGGGCGCAAGATGGGCGCCCGGTTGAGACAATGCTGGAACCGTTTTTTTACATGCTCAAGGGGATGGGGCTGCCGGTCACGCCGACCGAGTGGATGACCCTGCACGAGGCGCTGGAGAAGGATCTGGCCGATTCCTCGCTGCTGGATTTCTACTACCTCTCGCGCGGGCTGCTGGTAAAGACCGAGCAGCACTACGACATTTTCGACCGGGCCTTCGGGGAATTCTTCTCCCGCTTCGAGACCAGCGAGGAAATGCTCGCCACCATTCTGGCCGGCATGAAGGCCCCAGATGAGGAGCTCAACCTCAGCCCCGAAGAGCTGGCCAAGCTCAAGAAGCTCAACCTCTCGGAACTGCGCGCACGCTTCGAAGAGAAATACCGCACCGGCCACTACGACGAGCACGTGGGCGGCAACAAGCAGATCGGCACGGGCGGGCGCTCTCCCACCGGAGAGATGGGCGACAATCCCCAGGGCCTGCGCGTGGGCGAGAACGAGCAGGGCCGCCACCGGCGCGCCATTCAAGTCGCCACCAAGCGACGCTTTGAGGACCTGTCGGGCGGCCGCGTGCTCGATACGCGCCAGATCCAGGCCGCGCTTCGCCGGCTGAAGGTGATGGTGGCCGAAGGCCCCGAAGACCAGCTCAGCCTGGAAAAGAGCATTGACGCCAGCGCGCGCGGCGGCGGCGACATCGAACTCGTCTTCGAAGCCGAGCGCCGCAACAGGGTGAAGGTAATCCTGTTCCTCGATGCCGGCGGTTCCATGTGGCCCCATGCCAAGATGGCCGACCTGCTGTTTTCGGCGGCGCGCGGGCTCTTCAAGCAGGTCGACCATTACTACTTTCACAACTGCGTCTACCAGCAGGTGTGGAAGAGCTTTGACAAGAACGAGCGCATCGACACGGCGCAGATCCTCAACGAGGCCGACCCCAAGAGCAAGGTGCTCTTCGTCGGCGATGCCGCCATGGCGCTCAGCGAGCTGCTCGCCGTCGACGGTTCCATCGATTACTTCCAGCGAAACGACCTGCCCGGCATCAAGTGGCTCAGCAAAATCCACGAGCAGTTTCCCAGCAGCGTCTGGCTCAACCCCGAGCCGCAGCGCGCCTGGAACATGACCGACTCGACCCGCTACATTCAGCGCGTCTTCCCCATGTTTCCCC is a window of Chrysiogenia bacterium DNA encoding:
- a CDS encoding VWA containing CoxE family protein, producing MLEPFFYMLKGMGLPVTPTEWMTLHEALEKDLADSSLLDFYYLSRGLLVKTEQHYDIFDRAFGEFFSRFETSEEMLATILAGMKAPDEELNLSPEELAKLKKLNLSELRARFEEKYRTGHYDEHVGGNKQIGTGGRSPTGEMGDNPQGLRVGENEQGRHRRAIQVATKRRFEDLSGGRVLDTRQIQAALRRLKVMVAEGPEDQLSLEKSIDASARGGGDIELVFEAERRNRVKVILFLDAGGSMWPHAKMADLLFSAARGLFKQVDHYYFHNCVYQQVWKSFDKNERIDTAQILNEADPKSKVLFVGDAAMALSELLAVDGSIDYFQRNDLPGIKWLSKIHEQFPSSVWLNPEPQRAWNMTDSTRYIQRVFPMFPLTLEGMEEAAKFLVTGKKH